The following are from one region of the Hemibagrus wyckioides isolate EC202008001 linkage group LG24, SWU_Hwy_1.0, whole genome shotgun sequence genome:
- the si:ch211-133n4.6 gene encoding uncharacterized protein si:ch211-133n4.6 isoform X2, with protein sequence MLTRNIIIFCTLAVLLAEADLDAANGGLQAMSTGTDQDSTSDEAPTESMNSVSPDQPNGEPQLYNGATADASSTSAEAGQAAGPQVNDVTTADATKSSTEEQDENESPESEEVMKAALVQRAAKSQTPNQRKRSKPVMASKKRMRPLRS encoded by the exons ATGTTGACCAG GAATATTATCATCTTCTGCACACTAGCAGTGCTGCTGGCCGAAGCGGACCTGGATGCAG ctAACGGAGGTCTTCAAGCCATGTCCACAGGAACAG ATCAGGACTCCACCTCTGATGAGGCTCCAACTG AAAGCATGAACTCTGTGTCACCTGACCAGCCCAATG GTGAGCCACAGCTTTATAACGGAGCCACAGCTG ATGCAAGCAGCACAAGTGCAGAAGCAGGTCAGGCTGCTG GGCCTCAAGTCAATGATGTGACAACAGCTG ATGCCACAAAATCCAGCACtgaagaacaagatg AGAATGAGAGTCCAGAGTCAGAGGAAGTGATGAAGGCAGCTCTGGTGCAGCGTGCTGCTAAATCACAAACTCCAAACCAACGCAAGCGCAGTAAGCCTGTCATGGCCTCCAAGAAGAGGATGAGACCCCTTCGCTCATGA
- the stm gene encoding protein starmaker yields MQARTSVLFLVVVFVAVALSAPINDGTDNDEKAQALLVTGDNNAVHPTNSPVNGDSGTTDGKESAEKREDTGSDMADTTEKPGDTSQDETTSGPDSTDSSEFAVEKKDLDMSDPAEENNKDPLDDTAERASREKKLDTQTDSADTDSTLISSNEMDSLDKTSSSTETESRDEPDKDSRESEKLKSDSSTDTSKDSKEQDVDKNSEMEDKTANKAVDSDRDGDETRDRENTEGKDSSERKDKTNKHDDTDKDTDHDTTSSSDMTELRDSTEKTDKENDRDSDKENDKNIDKDSDIDKEDSDKDIDRDSDKDEDRDSDRDNKKDDKDSDGDSNSDSDGDRDGDSVGESKKDDKDSDGDKDGDSDGGSKKDDEDSDGDTDGDSDGDSKKDDKNSDGESDGDSKKDDKDSDGDSDGDRDTDNDVDKKDIKGEEDSADGDKDTTDDSSIDKSKEKEEKDTDQETQSNSEQSLRDSQSDLDSSSKEDSQDREMSSTESTDKDSSDSTDHADKDSTEADGEVSDVIANSSEIETPDATSLETTEDSRVDSSDENDNDDSRDATESKSQEENTGEDTDGDTTDEDNDTDMDEVQNDDATPSDVPDQPDHLDDTPQGSVVGSNNASLSS; encoded by the exons ATGCAGGCAAG GACATCGGTTCTTTTCCTGGTGGTTGTTTTTGTGGCTGTCGCTTTGTCTGCACCAATAAATG ATGGCACAGACAATGATG AGAAAGCACAGGCACTGCTAGTCACTG GTGATAACAATGCAGTTCACCCGACCAACAGCCCCGTAAATGGAGACTCAG GAACTACAGATGGAAAAGAATCTgcagagaaaagagaag acacaggaagtgacatGGCAGATACAACAGAAAAGCCAG gtGACACAAGTCAGGATGAAACCACTAGTGGTCCAGATTCCACCg attcTTCTGAATTTGCAGTAGAAAAGAAGGACTTGGACATGTCAG ACCCAGCTGAAGAGAATAATAAAGATCCTCTAG ATGACACGGCCGAACGAGCATCAAGAGAAAAGAAACTAg acacacaaacagattctGCTG ACACTGACTCAACACTCATCTCATCTAATGAAATGGACTCTCTGG ACAAAACCTCGTCCAGTACGGAGACAGAGTCACGTGATGAGCCAGACAAGGATTCCCGAG AATCTGAAAAGCTGAAGTCAGACAGCAGCACTGACACAAGCAAGGACAGTAAAGAACAAGATGTGGACAAAAACTCAGAGATGGAGGACAAAACTGCCAACAAAGCTGTGGACAGTGATAGAGATGGTGATGAAACTAGAGACAGAGAAAACACTGAAGGGAAAGATTCATCAGAGAGAAAGGACAAGACCAACAAACATGATGATACTGACAAAGATACTGACCATGACACAACAAGTTCTTCAGACATGACAGAGCTCAGGGACAGCACTGAAAAGACTGACAAAGAGAATGATAGAGACAGTGACAAAGAGAATGATAAAAATATAGATAAAGATTCAGACATTGATAAAGAGGACAGTGATAAAGAcatagacagagacagtgataaAGATGAGGATAGAGACAGTGATAGAGACAATAAGAAAGATGATAAGGACAGTGATGGAGACAGCAATAGTGATAGTgatggagacagagatggagacagtgttggagaaagtaagaaagatgATAAGGACAGTGATGGAGACAAAGATGGAGACAGTGATGGAGGCAGTAAGAAAGACGATGAGGACAGTGATGGAGACACAGATGGAGACAGTGATGGAGACAGTAAGAAAGACGATAAGAACAGTGATGGAGAAAGTGATGGAGACAGTAAGAAAGATGATAAGGACAGTGATGGAGACAGTgatggagacagagacacagacaatgATGTGGATAAGAAAGACATAAAGGGTGAGGAGGATAGTGCAGACGGTGACAAGGATACAACAGATGACTCAAGCATTGACAAAAGCaaagagaaggaagaaaaggacACTGACCAAGAGACACAGAGCAACTCTGAGCAATCTTTAAGGGACTCTCAGTCAGACTTGGACTCGTCAAGTAAAGAGGATAGCCAGGACAGAGAGATGAGCAGCACTGAGTCCACTGATAAAGACAGCTCAGACAGCACAGACCACGCTGACAAGGACAGCACCGAGGCAGATGGAGAAG TTTCAGATGTCATTGCCAATAGCTCAGAGATAGAGACTCCTG ATGCAACATCACTTGAAACAACTGAAGACTCTCGGGTTGACTCCAGTG ATGAGAATGACAATGACGACTCAAGGGATGCAACAGAGTCAAAATCACAGg AGGAGAACACAGGTGAAGACACTGATGGAGACACAACTG ATGAAGATAATGATACAGATATGGATGAAGTGCAGAATGATGATG CAACTCCATCTGATGTACCTGACCAGCCAGATCATCTAGATGACACACCACAAG GGTCTGTTGTTGGTAGTAATAACGCTTCTCTAAGCTCCTAG
- the si:ch211-133n4.6 gene encoding uncharacterized protein si:ch211-133n4.6 isoform X1: protein MLTRNIIIFCTLAVLLAEADLDAANGGLQAMSTGTDQDSTSDEAPTVMSFMIILTESMNSVSPDQPNGEPQLYNGATADASSTSAEAGQAAGPQVNDVTTADATKSSTEEQDENESPESEEVMKAALVQRAAKSQTPNQRKRSKPVMASKKRMRPLRS from the exons ATGTTGACCAG GAATATTATCATCTTCTGCACACTAGCAGTGCTGCTGGCCGAAGCGGACCTGGATGCAG ctAACGGAGGTCTTCAAGCCATGTCCACAGGAACAG ATCAGGACTCCACCTCTGATGAGGCTCCAACTG TTATGTCCTTTATGATTATCCTCACAGAAAGCATGAACTCTGTGTCACCTGACCAGCCCAATG GTGAGCCACAGCTTTATAACGGAGCCACAGCTG ATGCAAGCAGCACAAGTGCAGAAGCAGGTCAGGCTGCTG GGCCTCAAGTCAATGATGTGACAACAGCTG ATGCCACAAAATCCAGCACtgaagaacaagatg AGAATGAGAGTCCAGAGTCAGAGGAAGTGATGAAGGCAGCTCTGGTGCAGCGTGCTGCTAAATCACAAACTCCAAACCAACGCAAGCGCAGTAAGCCTGTCATGGCCTCCAAGAAGAGGATGAGACCCCTTCGCTCATGA